The following proteins are encoded in a genomic region of Numida meleagris isolate 19003 breed g44 Domestic line linkage group LGE64, NumMel1.0, whole genome shotgun sequence:
- the LOC110390412 gene encoding E3 ubiquitin-protein ligase TRIM58-like translates to FWKARDKAVPISLYPECRLLQLQVPGAPDVEDNASEPAGPSSPSTVPVMVAKEGFSAGKHYWEVEVAQQQDWVLGVMRQKEKQEEQGTLAGDDYWALLKSRGEIFSIKGNIRLEKNNMNDSVISVLLDLEEAQIYFYGTEQGSTMLRIPISLGKEFAEEFYPFLSKGEGRFKPVCHQNIPVPLEEW, encoded by the exons aCTTCTGGAAAGCTCGGGACAAGGCAG TTCCCATTTCTCTGTACCCTGAATGCCGACTTCTCCAGCTCCAAGTGCCAGGGGCTCCAGATGTTGAGGACAACGCATCTGAACCTGCTGGCCCGAGCAGTCCCTCCACAGTGCCTGTCATGGTGGCAAAGGAAGGGTTTTCAGCTGGGAAACACTACTGGGAAGTGGAGGTggcccagcagcaggactgggtgctgggggtcatgaggcagaaagagaaacaagaggAGCAAGGGACCCTTGCTGGGGACGACTACTGGGCTCTGCTCAAATCCCGGGGAGAGATTTTCTCTATCAAGGGAAACATCAGGCTTGAGAAGAACAATATGAATGACTCAGTGATCAGTGTGCTTCTGGATTTGGAGGAAGCACAAATCTACTTTTATGGAACAGAGCAGGGGAGCACCATGTTGAGAATCCCTATAAGCCTTGGAAAAGAATTTGCAGAAGAGTTTTACCCTTTTCTATCAAAAGGGGAAGGGAGATTCAAGCCTGTTTGCCATCAAAATATTCCTGTTCCATTAGAGGAATGGTAA